The following coding sequences are from one Gossypium hirsutum isolate 1008001.06 chromosome A12, Gossypium_hirsutum_v2.1, whole genome shotgun sequence window:
- the LOC121211037 gene encoding remorin gives MNDDYNTELAVGVAAAAYTINSLVEDEAQHRIKIRRSAQDTITGVRSSDRVTMRYSSKEIETAGETSSRKQMEKDNRSQESSLPRSKKGGSSSGRPVIMEAGDRSRKGNSSQHNLGATKADAWEKAEMEKLNKRCENMKASILAWENEKKLRAKVKMDRRKKELERRIKINQQLYQTKISRIDHIGGGAKAKVDEKRRHEELKIKEKARKIRASGKVPVSCFCF, from the exons ATGAACGACGACTACAACACGGAGTTGGCCGTTGGAGTGGCAGCCGCTGCATACACTATCAACTCGCTCGTAGAAGACGAAGCGCAACATAGGATCAAGATACGGAGATCTGCACAAGATACCATCACCGGGGTTCGGAGTTCGGATAGAGTAACCATGCGATATTCCAGCAAGGAAATCGAAACTGCAG GTGAAACTTCAAGCAGAAAGCAAATGGAAAAGGATAATAGGAGCCAAGAGAGCAGTTTACCGAGAAGCAAAAAGGGCGGTTCATCCTCTGGTAGGCCGGTGATCATGGAAGCCGGGGACCGAAGCCGGAAGGGAAACTCTTCCCAACACAATCTCGGTGCAACCAAAGCAGATGCTTGGGAGAAAGCTGAGATGGAGAAACTTAACAAACG GTGTGAGAACATGAAAGCATCAATTCTTGCATGGGAGAATGAAAAAAAGCTGCGAGCCAAAGTTAAAATGGACAGGAGAAAG AAAGAATTGGAGCGgagaataaaaataaaccaaCAACTTTACCAGACCAAGATATCAAGGATCGATCATATTGGTGGTGGAGCAAAAGCAAAGGTGGATGAGAAAAGAAGACATGAGGAATTGAAGATTAAAGAAAAAGCAAGGAAAATAAGAGCCTCAGGAAAGGTTCCTGTTTCATGTTTCTGCTTCTAA
- the LOC121211039 gene encoding heparanase-like protein 1, translated as MELCFGWFLLVASIPAIFAQDISHGSIVVDGTMTVAQTDDNFVCATIDWWPHDKCNYDQCPWHYTSVMNLNLSHPFLAKAIQAFNRLRIRVGGSLQDQVLYDVGNLKSPCHPFQKMKDGLFGFSKGCLHMERWDELNRFFKETGAMVTFGLNALHGRHKIKRSLWGGDWDSSNAQDFMKYTVSKGYQIDSWEFGNELSGNGIGAHVHADQYGKDLVNLRRIINELYKGSQSKPSLVAPGGFYDEEWFVKLLQTSGFGVIDVMSHHMYNLGAGVDPKLVSKILNPDHLNKAAYTFGNLTHIIRRHGPWTSAWVGESGGAYNSGGAHVSNTFVNSFWYLDQLGMASKYHTKVYCRQTLIGGNYGLLNATTFVPNPDYYSGLLWHRLMGKVVLNVESHASPFLRSYAHCSKGRTGVTLLVINLSNQTNFIMNAQNSINLKLAANEQNISRDSFTHSLKKTFSWVGTKASDDALLREEYHLTPKDGYLRSRTMVLNGIPLELTSTGDIPSLNPVRVNVKSPITISPLSIAFIVLPNFEAPACG; from the exons ATGGAACTGTGCTTCGGTTGGTTCTTACTTGTGGCTTCGATTCCTGCGATTTTTGCTCAAGATATTAGTCATGGATCGATTGTAGTTGATGGAACTATGACTGTTGCTCAAACTGATGATAACTTCGTCTGTGCTACGATCGACTGGTGGCCTCATGATAAGTGTAATTACGACCAGTGTCCATGGCACTATACATCTGTAATGAATCTG AACTTGTCTCATCCTTTCCTTGCCAAAGCTATCCAAG CTTTCAACCGTTTGAGGATAAGAGTTGGAGGCTCTTTGCAAGATCAAGTGTTGTATGATGTCGGCAATTTAAAGTCCCCTTGTCATCCATTCCAAAAGATGAAAGACGGATTGTTTGGATTTTCAAAGGGATGCTTACACATGGAAAGGTGGGATGAGCTGAACCGTTTCTTCAAAGAAACAGG AGCAATGGTGACATTCGGCCTGAATGCTCTCCATGGGAGACATAAAATAAAGAGGAGCCTTTGGGGAGGGGATTGGGACTCTAGCAATGCGCAAGATTTTATGAAGTACACCGTTTCAAAGGGATACCAGATAGATTCATGGGAATTCG GTAATGAGTTGAGCGGAAATGGTATTGGTGCACATGTTCATGCCGACCAGTATGGAAAAGACTTGGTCAACCTAAGGAGAATCATAAATGAGTTATATAAAGGCTCGCAATCTAAACCATCACTCGTAGCTCCTGGAGGATTCTATGATGAAGAGTGGTTTGTCAAGCTTCTTCAGACCTCGGGCTTTGGTGTAATCGATGTCATGAGCCATCATATGTACAATTTGGGTGCAG GTGTTGATCCGAAACTCGTTAGTAAAATATTGAATCCAGATCACTTAAATAAGGCAGCATACACATTCGGTAATCTTACACACATCATCCGGAGGCACGGTCCTTGGACTTCTGCATGGGTTGGAGAGTCCGGTGGGGCTTATAACAGCGGTGGTGCTCACGTGTCCAATACATTCGTCAACAGCTTCTG GTACTTAGATCAGCTCGGAATGGCATCGAAATACCATACTAAAGTATATTGTAGGCAAACACTAATTGGTGGCAACTACGGTCTTCTCAATGCGACAACATTTGTTCCGAATCCTGATTATTACAG TGGACTTCTATGGCATCGGTTAATGGGTAAAGTGGTTCTAAATGTCGAAAGCCATGCTTCGCCCTTTCTTCGATCTTATGCCCATTGTTCGAAAGGAAGA ACTGGTGTAACTTTACTCGTGATCAACTTGAGCAATCAGACGAATTTCATAATGAATGCTCAAAACAGCATCAATCTGAAGTTGGCTGCGAATGAACAAAACATTAGCAGGGACAGCTTCACACATAGTCTTAAGAAAACATTCTCCTGGGTCGGAACCAAAGCTTCCGACGATGCTCTACTCCGAGAAGAGTATCATTTAACACCAAAAGACGGATACCTTAGAAGTCGAACTATGGTTCTAAATGGCATCCCTTTAGAACTTACAAGCACCGGAGACATCCCATCACTAAACCCCGTCCGTGTTAACGTGAAGTCTCCAATAACCATCTCGCCTTTGTCAATTGCATTCATAGTACTCCCCAACTTCGAAGCTCCAGCTTGCGGgtaa
- the LOC107951249 gene encoding probable leucine-rich repeat receptor-like protein kinase At1g35710 precursor — MASFYSLTLILISIFAFSISIANSKTLKRDVKALNEIKASLGWRVVYAWIGDDPCGDGDLPPWSGVTCSTQGDYRVVTELEVYAVSIVGPFPIAVTNLLDLTRLDLHNNKLTGPIPPQIGRLRRLRMLNLRWNKLQDVLPPEIGELKRLTHLSLSFNNFKGEIPRELANLPELRYLYLQENRFTGRVPAELGTLQNLRHLDVGNNHLVSTIRELIRIEGGFPVLRNLYLNNNYLTGGIPAQLANLTNLEILYLSYNKMSGAIPTALAHIPKLTYLYLDHNQFSGRIPDAFYKHPFLKELYIEGNAFRPGVNPIGAHKVLELSDADFLV; from the exons ATGGCATCCTTTTACTCGctaactttgattttgatttctatTTTCGCTTTCTCAATCTCCATTGCTAACTCCAAAACTCTCAAGAGAGATG TAAAAGCCTTAAATGAGATTAAAGCATCACTTGGATGGAGAGTGGTATATGCATGGATTGGAGATGATCCCTGTGGAGATGGTGATTTACCACCTTGGTCTGGTGTAACATGTTCTACTCAAGGAGACTATAGAGTTGTTACCGAATT GGAAGTCTATGCAGTATCAATTGTTGGTCCTTTTCCTATTGCCGTAACTAATTTGTTGGATTTAACAAGGCT GGATCTCCATAACAACAAGCTTACGGGCCCAATTCCTCCCCAAATTGGACGCCTTAGACGACTTAGAATGTT AAATTTGAGGTGGAATAAACTCCAAGATGTCCTTCCTCCTGAGATCGGTGAGCTGAAAAGACTAACCCATCT GTCGTTGAGCTTTAACAATTTTAAGGGTGAGATTCCAAGGGAGCTTGCAAATCTACCCGAGCTTCGCTATCTCTACCTTCAAGAAAACCGTTTCACTGGTCGAGTTCCAGCAGAGTTGGGCACTTTACAAAATCTTCGGCACTT GGATGTCGGTAATAATCATTTGGTCAGTACCATTAGGGAGCTTATTCGTATTGAAGGAGGCTTTCCAGTTCTACGTAATTT GTATTTGAATAACAATTATTTGACTGGAGGAATTCCTGCTCAGCTGGCAAATTTGACAAATTTGGAGATATT GTACCTTTCATACAACAAGATGTCTGGAGCAATACCAACAGCACTTGCCCATATTCCTAAATTGACATATTT GTATTTGGATCATAACCAATTCTCAGGCCGGATTCCCGATGCATTCTACAAGCATCCTTTCTTGAAAGAACT GTATATTGAAGGAAACGCATTCCGGCCTGGCGTAAACCCCATTGGTGCACACAAGGTCCTTGAACTTTCGGACGCAGATTTCTTGGTTTAG
- the LOC121211040 gene encoding LYR motif-containing protein 4, with amino-acid sequence MAASGVAGPTRTEVLQLYRSLLRVARQFSDYNIREYSKRRTIDAFRDNKNLTDPSQLSAAFSDGKAQLEVAKRQALVYSLYAPKVKSIMDIKAS; translated from the coding sequence ATGGCAGCGTCGGGAGTAGCAGGACCGACGAGAACGGAGGTTTTACAGCTTTACCGGTCTCTTCTGCGAGTGGCGCGTCAGTTCAGCGACTACAACATAAGGGAGTACTCAAAACGGCGAACCATTGACGCGTTTCGAGACAACAAGAACCTAACCGACCCTTCCCAGCTCTCCGCCGCTTTCTCCGACGGTAAAGCTCAGCTGGAAGTCGCCAAAAGACAAGCTTTGGTTTATTCACTCTATGCTCCAAAGGTCAAAAGCATAATGGATATTAAGGCTtcttag